A region from the Coleofasciculus sp. FACHB-T130 genome encodes:
- a CDS encoding response regulator, translating to MNPKILIVDDEPHIRLLLEQTLEDLEDEGVELLTATNGEEALETIKAEKPALVFLDVMMPKMNGFDVCNAVKNELDIKDVYIIMLTAKGQEFDKQKGNEVGADMYMTKPFDPDEVVAKASNILEIERA from the coding sequence ATGAATCCGAAGATATTAATTGTTGATGATGAGCCTCACATTCGACTTTTGTTAGAACAAACCCTTGAGGATCTTGAAGATGAGGGCGTGGAGTTACTAACAGCAACTAATGGTGAAGAAGCATTGGAGACAATTAAAGCGGAGAAGCCAGCTCTTGTTTTTCTCGACGTAATGATGCCTAAAATGAATGGATTTGATGTATGTAATGCGGTTAAAAATGAACTAGATATTAAGGACGTTTACATTATCATGTTGACTGCTAAGGGGCAAGAATTTGATAAGCAGAAGGGAAATGAAGTAGGGGCGGATATGTATATGACAAAGCCTTTCGATCCAGATGAGGTAGTGGCAAAAGCATCGAATATTCTAGAAATTGAGAGAGCTTAA
- a CDS encoding response regulator, producing the protein MQSEPKANILLVDDHPENLLALEAVLSSLGQNLVKANSGMEALRCLLNEDFAVILLDVQMPELDGFETARLIRARERSRQTPIIFQTAYGTSDTNIFTGYSLGAIDYLVKPIEPEILLSKVSMFVDLFKNTAQVKQQALDLEAINAELKKNEQQFRSFSACLPVGIFMTDIEGKCTYTNPRCQAICGFTLEESLGDGWLRSVYPEDSDRVIAQWYTYTRQRKEYSHECRFQTREGIVRWAYIRSSPLLSNKGELIGFVGTVEDITPTKEAEASLRESKQMLQLVMNNIPQLIFWKDRKSVYLGCNYNFARVAGVNTPEGIVGKTDYDLAWNKEEADWYRECDNRIMEADTPQYHIVETQFQSDGKQSWAETNKIPLHDDAGNVVGILGTYEDITDKKLVEETLKKSEEELKIRVEERTLELNHTIQNLQSEIAERQRTQQELQQAKEAAEVANCAKSDFLSLVSHELRTPLTSVLGFAKIIKKKLDSVIFPEVQSEDKKVRKTIKQVEENLDIIVSEGERLTNLINSVLDLAKLEAGKIEWKTEPIYISEIIAQATAATSALFETKPLKLIKDIENELPELVGDKDRLVQVVINLISNAVKFTPEGCITCRAKKINNEVIISVIDSGIGIAKADQEQVFEKFKQVGDTLTDKPKGTGLGLPICKQIVEHHQGRIWVESKLGKESNFSFTLPISTGGNFEFEKVDLDTLLKQLKGHVITSKASSNKQKKTILVVDDEASIRELLTQQLEAEGYIVRQAKDGMDAITQVKKEHPDLIILDVMMPAMNGFDVAAVLKNDPGTTTIPIIILSIIEDKDRGYCLGIDRYLAKPINQEELLNAIESLLAQETSKKKVLVVDEDESTIKILTDVLQAKGYSVVEASNGQECLEKAISAKPDMIIIDSILSKRDNLAKTLRFEKGLENVLFFLVANGNVNGLNQS; encoded by the coding sequence ATGCAGTCAGAACCGAAAGCAAATATCCTTTTGGTTGACGACCATCCAGAAAATCTGCTGGCGTTAGAGGCAGTATTGAGTAGCTTAGGGCAGAATTTAGTCAAAGCAAATTCGGGGATGGAAGCCTTAAGATGTTTGCTAAATGAGGATTTTGCTGTGATTTTGCTCGATGTCCAGATGCCAGAACTGGATGGATTTGAGACAGCAAGGCTGATTCGAGCTAGAGAGCGATCGCGCCAGACTCCAATTATTTTCCAAACCGCATACGGCACAAGCGACACTAATATATTCACAGGTTATTCCCTAGGCGCGATAGATTACCTGGTTAAGCCGATTGAACCGGAAATATTACTCTCAAAAGTATCGATGTTTGTTGACCTGTTTAAGAATACAGCACAGGTAAAACAACAAGCATTGGACTTGGAAGCCATCAATGCAGAACTTAAGAAAAACGAACAGCAATTTCGTTCTTTCAGTGCTTGTTTGCCAGTCGGCATTTTTATGACAGATATTGAAGGTAAATGCACTTATACAAACCCGCGCTGTCAAGCAATTTGTGGCTTTACACTTGAGGAAAGCTTGGGAGATGGTTGGTTGCGGTCAGTTTATCCGGAAGATAGCGATCGCGTCATCGCACAATGGTATACCTACACTCGTCAGCGGAAGGAATATTCGCACGAATGTCGCTTTCAAACACGAGAGGGAATTGTACGTTGGGCTTACATTCGGTCATCTCCTTTGCTTTCCAATAAAGGCGAACTCATCGGTTTTGTGGGAACAGTAGAAGACATTACTCCTACTAAAGAGGCAGAGGCATCACTACGAGAGAGTAAGCAAATGCTACAGCTAGTGATGAACAACATCCCGCAGTTAATTTTTTGGAAAGATAGAAAGTCTGTTTATCTGGGTTGCAATTACAACTTTGCGCGAGTAGCAGGGGTTAATACGCCAGAAGGCATTGTTGGCAAAACAGACTACGACTTGGCTTGGAATAAGGAGGAGGCGGACTGGTACCGCGAGTGTGACAACCGCATCATGGAGGCAGATACGCCCCAATATCACATCGTTGAAACTCAATTTCAATCCGATGGAAAACAGTCTTGGGCAGAAACGAATAAGATTCCACTCCATGATGATGCAGGGAATGTTGTAGGTATTCTAGGTACCTATGAAGACATCACTGATAAAAAGTTGGTAGAAGAAACTCTGAAAAAGTCTGAGGAAGAGTTAAAAATTCGAGTAGAAGAACGTACTCTTGAATTGAATCATACTATTCAGAATTTGCAAAGCGAGATTGCCGAGCGCCAGCGGACGCAACAAGAGTTACAACAAGCTAAAGAAGCCGCTGAAGTTGCTAATTGTGCCAAGTCAGATTTCTTATCTCTTGTTTCCCATGAGTTAAGAACACCTCTTACCTCTGTCTTGGGATTCGCAAAAATTATCAAGAAAAAACTAGATTCCGTTATATTTCCTGAAGTTCAAAGTGAAGATAAGAAAGTTCGGAAAACCATCAAGCAAGTAGAAGAAAACCTTGACATCATTGTGTCTGAAGGGGAAAGACTAACAAATTTAATCAATAGTGTCCTTGATTTGGCAAAGTTAGAAGCAGGAAAGATTGAGTGGAAGACAGAACCAATTTATATATCTGAAATAATTGCACAGGCAACAGCGGCTACATCCGCCTTATTTGAAACGAAGCCGCTAAAGTTAATTAAGGATATCGAAAATGAACTACCTGAGCTAGTGGGTGATAAGGATAGACTCGTTCAGGTTGTGATTAATTTAATTTCCAATGCTGTCAAATTTACGCCAGAAGGCTGCATAACTTGCAGAGCAAAAAAAATCAACAACGAGGTTATTATCAGCGTTATTGATAGTGGTATAGGCATCGCCAAGGCTGACCAAGAGCAAGTATTTGAAAAATTTAAGCAGGTAGGTGATACATTAACAGACAAACCTAAAGGAACTGGTTTAGGACTGCCCATTTGCAAGCAAATCGTAGAACATCATCAGGGTAGAATCTGGGTAGAAAGTAAATTGGGTAAAGAAAGCAACTTTTCATTCACCTTACCTATCAGTACAGGCGGAAATTTTGAGTTTGAAAAAGTTGATTTAGACACGCTTTTAAAACAACTAAAAGGTCATGTAATCACTTCTAAAGCCTCTTCTAATAAACAAAAGAAAACAATTCTGGTAGTAGATGATGAAGCATCTATTAGAGAACTTCTCACACAGCAATTGGAAGCAGAAGGTTATATTGTTAGGCAAGCTAAAGACGGTATGGATGCCATTACACAGGTTAAAAAAGAACATCCTGATTTGATTATTCTGGATGTGATGATGCCTGCCATGAATGGATTTGATGTGGCAGCAGTACTGAAAAATGACCCTGGAACTACAACCATACCGATAATCATTTTATCAATTATAGAAGACAAAGATAGAGGCTATTGTTTAGGAATTGACAGGTATTTGGCAAAGCCAATTAACCAGGAAGAACTTCTAAATGCTATTGAATCGCTTCTGGCTCAAGAAACCTCAAAGAAAAAAGTTTTGGTAGTAGATGAAGATGAATCAACAATCAAGATACTTACTGATGTGTTACAGGCAAAAGGCTACAGCGTTGTTGAAGCTTCTAACGGTCAGGAATGTCTTGAAAAGGCAATCTCAGCCAAGCCCGATATGATTATCATCGATTCAATCCTTTCAAAGCGAGACAATCTTGCCAAAACATTGCGATTTGAGAAAGGGCTGGAGAATGTTTTGTTTTTTTTAGTCGCAAACGGAAATGTAAATGGTCTAAATCAGTCGTGA
- a CDS encoding adenylate/guanylate cyclase domain-containing protein, with amino-acid sequence MTLISLKKLISKKEISSLIADLIETLDSSVSIIDVNGSLLIGNSIFSSSNKFPIQLSEEVIGWVFGGDKASSLASLLTYIAGKELEKKTLAREVLDRYKEINLLYNISGKLSACLDLKEIAKLVIDEARRLIKTTNASAMLLNEKTGKLEIIAAFGQEYQHKTTLFPGEGIAGSVFHLGNAEIVNDVESDSRFIPGNNKIKSLICAPLKTQNVVLGVLNLSSKELVNYTAQDLKLFTALASQAAAAIENALLHENKLREARIKSNLERYVPAQVVEAILDPQEDISLVPAKKDISILFSDIRNFTTKCEELEPEAIVEYLNEYFTHMVEVIFSHGGTVNKFVGDMIVAMFGAPSTLVDSERRAIETAIEMQKRIKTIPVAWIRDNFLTGIGISSGEVVVGNVGSPQHMDYTAIGDKVNIASRLQSMAKGEQILVSRSIYESTKHLFEFKEIGSVQVKGKKEAVEVFEVLY; translated from the coding sequence ATGACTCTAATTAGTTTAAAAAAGCTGATTTCTAAAAAAGAAATTTCTTCGCTCATCGCTGACTTAATCGAGACATTGGATAGCTCTGTAAGTATTATAGATGTCAACGGTAGTCTACTAATCGGGAATAGTATTTTTTCTTCATCAAATAAATTCCCTATACAGCTTTCAGAGGAAGTAATTGGATGGGTATTTGGCGGAGACAAAGCATCCAGTCTTGCATCGTTGCTTACCTATATAGCTGGAAAAGAGCTTGAAAAAAAGACGCTTGCCCGCGAAGTACTGGATAGATATAAAGAAATAAACCTTCTCTATAATATTTCCGGGAAACTATCAGCTTGCTTGGATCTTAAAGAGATTGCTAAATTAGTGATTGATGAAGCTAGGAGACTTATAAAAACAACCAATGCTTCAGCGATGTTACTGAATGAAAAAACAGGAAAGCTTGAAATTATTGCTGCTTTTGGTCAAGAATATCAGCATAAAACTACCCTGTTTCCAGGTGAAGGTATCGCTGGCAGCGTGTTTCATTTAGGAAACGCAGAGATAGTCAATGATGTAGAGTCAGATTCTAGATTTATTCCAGGTAATAATAAGATAAAATCTCTAATTTGCGCCCCACTTAAGACACAAAATGTAGTTCTTGGCGTGCTTAATTTGAGTAGCAAGGAATTAGTCAATTATACAGCACAAGATTTAAAACTTTTCACTGCTTTAGCATCCCAAGCCGCAGCAGCTATCGAAAACGCTCTGCTCCATGAAAATAAACTTAGAGAAGCGCGGATTAAAAGTAATTTGGAAAGATATGTTCCTGCACAAGTCGTTGAAGCTATTTTAGATCCTCAAGAAGATATTTCTTTAGTTCCTGCTAAAAAAGACATTTCCATTCTCTTTTCTGATATTAGAAACTTTACCACTAAATGCGAGGAGTTAGAACCAGAAGCAATTGTAGAATATCTGAATGAATATTTCACTCACATGGTAGAGGTGATATTTAGCCACGGGGGTACTGTGAACAAGTTTGTTGGAGATATGATTGTTGCCATGTTTGGCGCACCTTCAACTCTTGTTGATAGCGAACGACGAGCTATTGAAACAGCTATTGAGATGCAAAAACGCATAAAAACAATCCCAGTTGCTTGGATTAGGGATAATTTTCTTACCGGGATTGGAATAAGTTCGGGAGAGGTAGTTGTTGGCAACGTTGGCTCTCCACAACACATGGACTATACAGCAATAGGAGATAAAGTTAATATAGCGTCTAGGCTGCAATCTATGGCGAAGGGTGAGCAGATCCTAGTTAGTCGTTCTATTTATGAGAGTACAAAACATCTATTTGAATTTAAGGAGATTGGGAGCGTTCAAGTAAAAGGAAAAAAAGAAGCTGTAGAAGTTTTTGAAGTTCTTTATTAA
- the miaE gene encoding tRNA isopentenyl-2-thiomethyl-A-37 hydroxylase MiaE produces the protein MSSATLPVIIALKQASSIAWVNQASANVDTILLDHSHCERKAAGVALNLMFRYPSYTQLVRQLTRIACEELEHFELVNQWLERRGISLAALSAPPYGAGMKTQIRAKEPERLLDSLLVSGLIEARSHERLGLLATHLPDPELAQFYGSLMASEARHYGVYWVLADTYFERAVVNQRLEELAVVESQLLETLHPEPRIHS, from the coding sequence GTGTCTTCTGCTACGCTGCCAGTTATTATTGCCCTGAAACAAGCTAGTAGTATCGCTTGGGTAAATCAGGCGAGCGCTAACGTGGATACTATTCTGCTCGATCATTCCCACTGCGAACGGAAAGCAGCGGGAGTTGCTTTGAATTTGATGTTTCGCTACCCTTCTTATACTCAGTTGGTGCGGCAGCTCACCAGGATCGCCTGCGAAGAACTGGAACACTTTGAGCTGGTTAATCAGTGGCTGGAACGTCGTGGCATCTCCCTCGCTGCCCTCTCTGCGCCTCCGTACGGTGCCGGGATGAAGACGCAAATCCGCGCCAAGGAGCCAGAGCGGTTATTAGATTCATTGCTAGTTTCTGGGTTGATTGAGGCTCGAAGTCACGAACGGCTGGGATTACTCGCCACCCACTTACCCGATCCAGAGTTAGCCCAATTTTATGGCAGCTTGATGGCATCTGAGGCACGTCACTATGGCGTTTATTGGGTGCTTGCCGATACTTACTTTGAGCGTGCTGTTGTCAACCAACGGCTGGAGGAATTAGCCGTCGTTGAGAGTCAGTTGCTGGAAACGCTGCATCCAGAACCGAGAATTCACAGCTAA
- a CDS encoding GNAT family N-acetyltransferase, whose product MKAQYQDFVIRGWDKRDRTFAADVIHSVLTEYGLPWQPEEADRDVLEVEKFYQDPGGEFWVIEREGKVVGTGAYYPVKRGNRAVELRKMYLLPAVRGQGLGKYLLEQLENAIASRGFQEIWIETASVLKEAVKLYESSGYEPETGVETARCDRVYVKFL is encoded by the coding sequence ATGAAGGCTCAATATCAGGATTTTGTGATTCGTGGCTGGGATAAGCGCGATCGCACTTTTGCAGCTGATGTCATCCATTCGGTGTTAACCGAGTATGGCTTGCCTTGGCAACCAGAGGAGGCAGATAGGGATGTTCTAGAGGTAGAAAAATTTTATCAAGATCCTGGGGGTGAGTTTTGGGTAATTGAAAGAGAAGGGAAAGTGGTAGGGACTGGCGCGTATTATCCAGTGAAACGCGGGAACAGAGCGGTAGAATTACGCAAAATGTATTTATTGCCAGCTGTGAGAGGGCAAGGACTGGGTAAGTATTTGTTAGAACAACTCGAAAATGCGATCGCTTCTCGTGGTTTTCAGGAAATTTGGATTGAAACCGCTAGCGTTCTCAAAGAAGCAGTCAAATTGTATGAAAGTAGTGGGTATGAACCAGAAACAGGTGTTGAGACGGCAAGATGCGATCGCGTCTACGTTAAATTCCTGTAA